From a single Clostridium isatidis genomic region:
- a CDS encoding pyruvate kinase, which produces MNKITKGKCNKSNRSVVKIINNNIWESNMYIIATVGPKTLDKWIIKELMENGINILRFNCSHFNKDDFEKVIVKARNINKNIKILVDLCGKKIRVSKELKYIYKIYNNQEIYFCGEDLYKKIDISKYQYNKIIPLNIKTNEIEENNIEAISIKDNTMKFKIISKENGIIKAKVLKGGIIRSGKGCNLSNLNIRRPILSEEDEKYALWAIKNSADIICQSFVESQKEIEILEDIIKKQGSSKIEIWAKVETPKGIDNLDEIFNKVDTIVLGRGDLVPEAGILQAVKLQDLAIKKAKINNKKIIVATRLLNSMKNGQCPNINEIEGIYYFLKNNVDGFLLAGETSIGKAPVETVALLNKAIKYYNS; this is translated from the coding sequence ATGAATAAAATAACTAAAGGAAAATGTAATAAATCAAATAGAAGTGTAGTAAAAATAATTAATAATAATATATGGGAGAGTAATATGTATATAATTGCAACAGTTGGACCTAAAACTTTAGATAAGTGGATTATTAAAGAACTTATGGAAAATGGCATAAATATACTAAGGTTTAATTGTTCTCACTTTAATAAAGATGATTTTGAAAAAGTTATTGTAAAAGCAAGAAATATTAATAAAAATATAAAAATATTAGTGGATTTATGTGGAAAGAAAATTAGAGTATCTAAAGAACTTAAATATATATATAAAATTTATAATAATCAAGAAATATATTTTTGCGGAGAAGATTTATATAAGAAAATAGATATTTCTAAATATCAGTATAATAAAATAATACCATTAAATATAAAAACAAATGAGATAGAAGAAAATAATATTGAAGCAATATCAATAAAAGATAACACTATGAAATTTAAGATAATATCAAAGGAAAATGGTATTATTAAAGCAAAAGTACTTAAGGGAGGTATTATTAGATCAGGGAAGGGATGTAACTTATCAAATTTAAATATTAGGCGACCAATATTAAGTGAAGAAGATGAAAAATATGCTTTATGGGCTATAAAGAATAGTGCAGATATAATATGTCAGTCTTTTGTTGAGAGTCAAAAGGAAATTGAAATTTTAGAAGATATTATTAAAAAGCAAGGCAGCAGTAAAATTGAAATTTGGGCTAAGGTAGAAACGCCAAAGGGAATTGATAATTTAGATGAAATTTTTAATAAGGTAGATACAATTGTATTAGGGCGAGGTGATTTAGTACCTGAAGCCGGAATTCTTCAGGCAGTTAAGCTACAAGATCTTGCAATAAAGAAAGCTAAAATTAATAATAAAAAAATTATAGTTGCTACCCGATTATTAAATAGTATGAAAAATGGACAATGTCCTAATATTAATGAAATTGAGGGAATTTATTATTTCTTAAAAAATAATGTAGATGGTTTTTTATTAGCTGGGGAAACTTCTATTGGAAAAGCTCCTGTAGAAACTGTAGCATTATTAAATAAGGCGATAAAATATTATAATAGCTAG
- the folP gene encoding dihydropteroate synthase: MKIGNKVLDFNKRTYIMGILNATPDSFSDGGIYNNIEAALKRAKEMVEEGVDVIDIGGESTRPGATYVEAEEEINRVIPIIKAIKKELDVLISIDTYKSQVAEEAIKAGADIVNDVWGLKKDKNMAKIIARYDVPCILMHNRDERPYENLMRDLLEDLYESIDLAKKAGIKQDKIILDPGIGFAKNYEENLEVMNNLEKIVALGYPVLLAASRKRMIGYTLDLPVDQRLEGTLATTVIGIMKGCHMIRVHDVLENKRAALMTDKIIKK; the protein is encoded by the coding sequence ATGAAGATAGGAAATAAAGTATTAGATTTTAATAAGAGAACGTATATAATGGGAATATTAAATGCTACACCAGATTCCTTTTCAGATGGCGGTATTTATAATAATATTGAAGCAGCATTAAAAAGAGCTAAGGAAATGGTTGAAGAAGGAGTAGATGTTATTGATATTGGTGGAGAATCCACAAGGCCAGGAGCAACTTATGTAGAAGCAGAAGAAGAAATTAATAGAGTTATTCCTATAATTAAAGCAATAAAAAAAGAGTTAGATGTTCTAATTTCTATTGATACATATAAGAGTCAAGTTGCAGAAGAAGCTATAAAGGCTGGGGCAGATATAGTTAATGATGTCTGGGGTCTTAAAAAAGATAAAAATATGGCAAAGATTATTGCTAGATATGATGTACCATGTATCCTGATGCATAATCGTGATGAAAGACCTTATGAAAATTTAATGAGAGATTTATTAGAAGATCTGTATGAAAGTATTGATTTAGCTAAAAAGGCTGGAATTAAGCAAGATAAAATAATATTAGACCCCGGAATTGGCTTTGCAAAAAACTATGAAGAAAACTTAGAAGTTATGAATAACTTAGAAAAAATAGTTGCATTAGGTTATCCAGTTCTTCTTGCAGCTTCAAGAAAAAGAATGATAGGATATACCTTAGATCTTCCAGTAGATCAAAGATTAGAAGGAACTTTAGCTACAACTGTAATAGGAATAATGAAAGGCTGCCATATGATTAGAGTTCATGATGTTCTTGAAAACAAAAGAGCAGCTTTAATGACAGATAAAATAATAAAAAAATAG
- a CDS encoding PHP domain-containing protein, producing MFLCDLHIHSTYSDGRYLPKDIVKMAKERKLDFFSLTDHDTLSGINETSEEAEKLNINFIPGIELSTEHKGESIHVLGFFNKESYKNEELNKILEEFKANRIARAYKIVENLKKYNDIEIDVKHVLSYGKDTIARPHIAKAIIDAGYPYDHDYIFNNFIGNHCPAYIPSTKITTKEGVGLLKKYNAIVFLAHPVLIKKSPIEELLKLGFDGIEAIYYQNKDIDTIRFINLAKENNLYISCGSDYHGIENDTRHGNVGDVIIPQEEHILKMLSWTKEII from the coding sequence ATGTTTCTTTGTGATTTACATATACATTCTACCTACTCTGATGGTAGATACCTCCCTAAAGATATAGTTAAAATGGCAAAAGAAAGAAAACTTGATTTCTTTTCCTTAACTGATCACGATACCCTTTCTGGGATAAATGAAACCTCAGAAGAAGCTGAAAAACTTAATATTAACTTTATTCCTGGAATAGAACTATCTACTGAACATAAAGGTGAATCTATTCACGTTTTAGGTTTTTTTAATAAAGAATCTTACAAGAATGAAGAACTAAATAAAATACTAGAAGAATTTAAAGCTAACAGAATTGCAAGAGCTTATAAAATTGTAGAGAATTTAAAAAAATATAATGATATAGAAATTGATGTAAAACATGTTTTATCTTATGGAAAGGATACTATTGCAAGACCTCATATAGCTAAGGCAATTATTGATGCCGGCTATCCTTACGATCATGACTATATTTTTAATAACTTCATTGGTAATCATTGTCCTGCCTATATACCATCTACTAAAATTACTACCAAGGAAGGAGTAGGATTACTAAAAAAATATAATGCAATTGTCTTTTTAGCGCATCCAGTCCTAATAAAAAAATCTCCAATAGAAGAATTATTAAAGCTCGGATTTGACGGTATTGAAGCTATTTATTATCAGAATAAAGATATTGACACTATAAGATTTATCAATTTAGCTAAAGAAAATAATTTGTACATATCCTGCGGTTCTGATTATCATGGAATTGAAAATGATACTAGACATGGTAATGTAGGAGATGTAATAATTCCTCAAGAGGAACATATATTAAAAATGCTAAGCTGGACGAAAGAGATAATTTAA
- a CDS encoding SRPBCC family protein has translation MKGYSSKIIIDYPIEKVFKVFIDINKREMPRFNKKNPTETSYSRVIKQIGKTKIEMITKVTGYEKDNLYEVTSTVDGDTYISRYEFKKINDNKTEITLIERQNTGLISKIYIMFKGITAKNKLKRKLEKIKEGIEEEVSRRG, from the coding sequence ATGAAAGGCTATAGCAGTAAAATTATAATAGATTATCCAATTGAAAAGGTATTTAAAGTTTTTATTGATATAAATAAAAGAGAAATGCCTAGATTTAATAAAAAAAATCCAACAGAAACATCATATTCAAGAGTAATAAAACAAATTGGAAAAACAAAAATTGAAATGATAACAAAAGTTACAGGATATGAAAAAGATAATTTATATGAGGTTACAAGTACTGTAGATGGAGATACTTATATTTCTAGGTATGAATTTAAAAAGATAAATGATAATAAGACAGAAATAACTTTGATAGAAAGGCAAAACACAGGTTTAATTTCAAAAATATATATTATGTTTAAGGGAATTACAGCTAAAAATAAATTAAAAAGAAAATTAGAAAAAATAAAAGAGGGAATAGAAGAGGAAGTAAGTAGAAGAGGATAG
- a CDS encoding HD domain-containing protein has protein sequence MERVNKILNHPKYKKLLKELKELEEKRIFCKHSLIHFLDVARIAYIEVLEKGLNYNKEVIYAIALLHDIGRVKEYREGIPHNLASAEVAKLILKDLDFSEEDKDMIVKCIIDHRKENSNSLSKIIYNADKFSRNCFNCDARDLCKWSEDKKNKTIKY, from the coding sequence ATGGAAAGGGTAAATAAAATATTAAATCATCCTAAATACAAAAAGCTATTAAAAGAATTAAAAGAGTTAGAAGAAAAGAGAATTTTTTGTAAGCACTCTTTAATTCATTTTTTAGATGTAGCAAGGATTGCTTATATTGAAGTATTAGAAAAGGGACTAAATTATAATAAAGAAGTAATTTATGCAATAGCCCTTTTGCATGATATAGGGAGAGTAAAGGAGTATAGGGAAGGCATTCCTCATAATCTAGCAAGTGCTGAAGTTGCTAAGCTTATATTAAAAGATTTAGACTTTTCGGAAGAAGATAAAGATATGATTGTAAAATGCATAATCGATCATAGAAAGGAAAATTCAAATTCTTTGTCAAAAATTATTTATAATGCTGATAAATTTTCAAGAAATTGCTTTAATTGTGATGCTAGAGATTTATGTAAATGGTCTGAAGATAAGAAAAATAAAACTATAAAATATTAA
- a CDS encoding tyrosine-type recombinase/integrase has product MELYFDNKLIFCKDNGDYINKKQSNRRLKAAFKRAGIDSNINYHSLRHIFITNCISNYINLKTVMDWVGHADTKTTMLIYAEINKDKNIREYDKINNMFK; this is encoded by the coding sequence GTGGAACTATATTTTGATAATAAATTAATCTTTTGCAAGGATAACGGTGATTATATAAACAAGAAACAATCTAATAGACGTCTAAAAGCTGCATTTAAACGTGCTGGAATAGATTCAAATATTAATTATCATAGTTTAAGACACATATTCATTACTAACTGCATTAGTAATTATATTAATTTAAAAACTGTTATGGATTGGGTAGGTCATGCTGATACAAAAACTACTATGTTAATATATGCAGAAATAAATAAAGATAAAAACATAAGAGAATATGACAAAATAAATAATATGTTTAAATAG
- a CDS encoding aminopeptidase, with translation MDINNMLKKYASLAVKKGVNLQKNQVLMINTPIECYDFARAIAEEAYKEGAKEVIVRYSDQVIQRLTLENASIETLSNMPEWFSESYNKYAKEGCCVISISASDPDAYKGVPAEKVSAYQQARSKALKEYYELSMSNKIRWTVISVPTEKWAKKVFKDVSTDEAVNKLWDQIFKVVRLYEEDPIKAWDKHNAKLHEKLKFLNDQKFKSLHYTNSKGTDLTIELPEGHIWGGGSEYCYNGLEFNANMPTEEVFTMPKRDAVNGTVVSSKPLIYGGNVIDKFKLTFKAGKVVDFTAEEGYDTLKKLLETDERASYLGEVALVPYASPISQSNIIFYNTLFDENASCHLAFGAAYPINIENGENMTKEELLSKGANDSIIHEDFMIGTEDLNITGINKDGEKIQIFLDGNWAI, from the coding sequence ATGGACATTAATAATATGCTAAAAAAATATGCGTCCCTAGCTGTAAAAAAAGGAGTAAATCTTCAGAAAAATCAAGTACTTATGATAAATACTCCTATTGAATGCTATGATTTTGCTAGAGCAATTGCTGAAGAAGCCTATAAAGAAGGGGCAAAAGAAGTTATAGTGCGTTATTCTGATCAAGTCATACAAAGACTTACATTAGAAAATGCATCTATTGAAACTTTATCAAATATGCCTGAGTGGTTTTCAGAATCTTACAATAAATATGCTAAAGAAGGATGCTGTGTAATATCGATATCAGCTTCTGATCCAGATGCCTATAAAGGTGTTCCTGCTGAAAAGGTATCTGCTTATCAACAAGCTCGCTCAAAAGCCTTAAAGGAATATTATGAACTTTCAATGTCTAATAAAATACGTTGGACAGTTATATCAGTTCCTACTGAAAAATGGGCTAAAAAAGTATTTAAAGATGTTTCTACCGATGAGGCTGTAAATAAATTATGGGATCAAATTTTTAAGGTTGTTAGACTTTATGAAGAGGACCCAATAAAGGCATGGGATAAACATAATGCTAAACTTCATGAAAAGTTAAAATTCTTAAATGATCAAAAATTTAAAAGTCTTCATTATACAAATAGCAAAGGAACTGACCTTACAATAGAGCTTCCTGAAGGACATATTTGGGGAGGAGGCTCTGAATATTGCTATAATGGTTTAGAATTTAATGCTAATATGCCTACTGAAGAAGTATTTACCATGCCTAAAAGAGACGCCGTTAATGGTACTGTAGTTTCTTCAAAGCCACTAATTTACGGTGGTAATGTTATTGATAAATTTAAATTAACTTTTAAAGCTGGTAAGGTAGTTGATTTTACTGCTGAAGAAGGTTATGATACATTAAAGAAATTGTTAGAAACAGATGAAAGGGCTAGTTACTTAGGAGAAGTTGCTCTAGTTCCCTATGCTTCTCCAATATCACAATCAAATATAATTTTTTATAATACTTTATTTGATGAAAATGCATCTTGCCACTTAGCTTTTGGCGCTGCCTATCCAATAAATATAGAAAATGGAGAAAATATGACAAAAGAGGAATTACTATCAAAAGGGGCTAATGATTCTATTATTCATGAAGACTTTATGATAGGAACTGAAGATTTAAATATTACAGGAATAAATAAGGATGGAGAAAAAATCCAAATATTTTTAGATGGAAATTGGGCAATTTAA
- a CDS encoding NADP-dependent isocitrate dehydrogenase, which produces MNKIAMKTPLVEMDGDEMTRILWGMIKEELLNPFIDLKTEYYDLGLENRNETDDKVTIDAAEAIKKYGVGVKCATITPNAARVKEYNLKEMWKSPNGTIRAILDGTVFRAPITVKSIKPYVKGWEKPITIARHAYGDVYKDIEMKIPGKGKVELVYTDENGNETKELVHNFNDAGIVLGMHNLNKSIESFARSCFNYALDTRQDLWFATKDTISKKYDHTFKDIFQEIYDNEYKEKFEKANIEYFYTLIDDAVARVIKSKGGYIWACKNYDGDVMSDMIATAFGSLAMMTSVLVSPEGYYEYEAAHGTVQRHYYRHLEGKETSTNSVATIFAWTGALRKRGELDKLQDLVDFANKLEEATIQTIDEGYMTKDLAMISDLDNITITNSEEFIKEIRKRLEKKM; this is translated from the coding sequence ATGAATAAAATAGCAATGAAAACACCATTAGTTGAAATGGACGGAGATGAAATGACTAGAATTCTTTGGGGGATGATTAAGGAGGAATTATTAAATCCTTTTATTGATCTAAAGACAGAATATTATGATTTAGGACTTGAAAATAGAAATGAAACTGATGATAAAGTTACTATAGATGCAGCAGAAGCAATAAAGAAATATGGTGTAGGTGTAAAATGTGCAACAATAACACCCAATGCCGCAAGAGTTAAAGAATACAACTTAAAGGAAATGTGGAAAAGTCCTAATGGTACTATAAGGGCAATTTTAGATGGTACAGTGTTTAGAGCACCAATTACAGTAAAATCTATAAAACCTTATGTTAAAGGGTGGGAAAAGCCTATTACTATAGCTAGACATGCTTATGGAGATGTATATAAAGATATAGAAATGAAAATACCTGGAAAAGGAAAAGTAGAATTAGTTTATACTGATGAAAATGGAAATGAAACTAAGGAATTAGTTCATAATTTCAATGATGCTGGTATAGTGTTAGGAATGCATAATTTAAATAAATCAATAGAAAGCTTTGCAAGAAGCTGCTTTAATTATGCTTTAGATACAAGACAAGACCTATGGTTTGCAACAAAAGATACAATATCCAAAAAATATGATCATACCTTTAAAGATATTTTTCAAGAAATATATGATAATGAATATAAAGAGAAATTTGAAAAGGCTAATATAGAATATTTTTATACATTAATAGATGATGCGGTAGCAAGAGTTATAAAGTCAAAGGGTGGATATATCTGGGCTTGTAAAAATTACGATGGAGATGTAATGAGTGATATGATTGCAACAGCCTTTGGTTCTCTTGCAATGATGACTTCAGTTTTAGTTTCACCAGAAGGTTATTATGAATATGAGGCAGCTCATGGAACGGTTCAAAGACATTATTATAGACATTTAGAAGGAAAAGAAACTTCAACAAACTCTGTAGCAACTATTTTTGCTTGGACTGGAGCTTTAAGAAAAAGAGGAGAATTAGATAAGTTACAGGATTTAGTAGACTTTGCAAATAAATTAGAAGAAGCAACAATTCAGACTATAGATGAAGGTTATATGACTAAGGATTTAGCTATGATTTCAGATCTTGATAATATTACTATTACAAATTCAGAAGAATTTATTAAAGAAATAAGAAAAAGATTAGAAAAGAAAATGTAG
- a CDS encoding DUF4883 family protein translates to MKKLISYIVILIIPLLFVSCNINTAQYSKPKNKPSLDYYTNEIYRRLMSNEEYKLIVFDMDFYVSYDVNENEHSILPEFFDALKTENFEAKTEINSSPKFKLIVEFSDFKYIINIYDEEVVSIYPWDGIYEEDILSMEDIPDYYNLYKFCEYIKKVAKGFEG, encoded by the coding sequence ATGAAAAAACTTATTTCTTATATAGTTATTTTGATTATTCCTTTATTATTTGTATCTTGTAATATAAATACAGCTCAATATTCAAAACCAAAAAATAAACCAAGCCTTGACTATTATACAAATGAAATATATAGAAGATTAATGAGTAATGAAGAGTATAAATTAATAGTTTTTGACATGGATTTCTATGTTTCCTATGATGTCAACGAAAATGAACATAGCATTCTACCAGAATTTTTTGATGCCTTAAAAACAGAAAATTTTGAAGCAAAAACAGAAATAAATTCTTCTCCTAAATTTAAATTAATAGTAGAGTTTAGTGATTTTAAATACATAATAAATATCTATGATGAAGAAGTTGTTTCTATTTATCCTTGGGATGGCATCTATGAAGAAGATATTTTATCCATGGAAGACATCCCTGATTACTATAATTTATATAAGTTCTGTGAATATATAAAAAAAGTAGCAAAAGGCTTTGAAGGATAG
- a CDS encoding phage holin: MKIDTSRFKNYGFWVSIFALIPMVLNTLGMEIIPEQYETITTAILTILVALGILNNPTTECKWYRDDLKRIEDENKKV; encoded by the coding sequence ATGAAAATAGATACAAGTAGATTTAAAAACTATGGATTTTGGGTTTCAATATTTGCTCTAATTCCAATGGTTTTAAATACTTTGGGAATGGAAATAATTCCAGAGCAATATGAAACTATAACAACAGCTATTTTAACAATACTTGTGGCCCTTGGTATTCTTAATAATCCAACCACTGAATGTAAGTGGTATAGAGATGACCTAAAAAGAATAGAAGATGAGAATAAAAAGGTATAA
- the folE gene encoding GTP cyclohydrolase I FolE: MALNKEKIIEGVKLILEGVGEDINREGLIETPDRIARMYEEIFSGLNANAEKELSKTFEVDENNLVLEKDITFFSMCEHHLVPFYGKAHIAYIPKGRVVGLSKLARCVEIYAKKPQLQERLTNEIANAVMNYLDAEGVMVVIEGEHMCMAMRGIKKPGAKTLTTAFKGCFKEDFNLRKEVLDLIK; encoded by the coding sequence ATGGCCTTGAATAAAGAAAAAATAATTGAAGGAGTTAAATTAATTTTAGAAGGTGTTGGTGAAGATATAAACAGAGAAGGCCTTATTGAAACACCAGATAGAATTGCAAGAATGTATGAAGAAATATTTTCTGGTTTGAATGCGAATGCAGAAAAAGAATTATCAAAAACTTTTGAAGTGGATGAAAACAACTTAGTATTAGAAAAGGACATTACTTTTTTTTCGATGTGTGAGCATCATTTAGTACCTTTTTATGGTAAGGCTCATATTGCATATATTCCAAAAGGAAGGGTAGTTGGACTTTCAAAGTTAGCAAGATGTGTTGAAATTTATGCTAAAAAACCTCAGCTGCAAGAAAGATTGACAAATGAAATTGCAAATGCAGTAATGAATTATCTAGATGCAGAAGGTGTTATGGTTGTAATAGAAGGAGAGCACATGTGTATGGCTATGAGGGGAATAAAAAAACCAGGTGCAAAAACCTTAACCACAGCATTTAAAGGCTGTTTTAAGGAAGATTTTAATTTAAGAAAAGAAGTATTAGATTTAATAAAATAA
- the folK gene encoding 2-amino-4-hydroxy-6-hydroxymethyldihydropteridine diphosphokinase, with protein MDKLYLKDVEIFANHGVFKEEKALGQKFILSLELELNLREASKNNDLTKSVHYGELCHEIEKEFQKESYDLIETAAEKIAEYVLFNYNLVKGIKVLLKKPWAPIGRHLNYAAVEIERRWNTAYISLGSNIGDKENNIKIAINKLKECKEIKVTKISSVIETEPWGYKEQDTFKNAAIEIKTILSPKELMTRLLNIEKDMKRERIIKWGPRIIDLDIILFENIITTDEDVTIPHPRMEERLFVLEPLNEIAPNAINPLSRKRISKILEEQKQLTTNN; from the coding sequence ATGGATAAATTGTATTTAAAGGATGTAGAAATTTTCGCTAATCATGGAGTTTTTAAAGAAGAGAAAGCCTTAGGGCAAAAGTTTATTCTTTCTCTTGAATTAGAATTAAATCTTAGAGAGGCTTCAAAAAACAATGATTTAACTAAATCAGTTCATTATGGAGAACTATGTCATGAGATAGAAAAGGAATTTCAAAAGGAAAGTTATGATCTAATAGAAACTGCAGCTGAAAAAATAGCAGAATATGTATTATTTAACTACAATTTAGTTAAAGGAATAAAAGTATTATTAAAAAAACCTTGGGCACCTATTGGAAGACATTTAAACTATGCTGCAGTGGAAATAGAAAGAAGATGGAATACTGCTTACATAAGTCTTGGAAGCAATATAGGAGATAAAGAGAATAATATTAAAATAGCTATTAATAAATTAAAGGAATGTAAAGAAATTAAAGTTACAAAAATATCTTCTGTAATAGAAACAGAACCTTGGGGATATAAGGAACAAGATACTTTTAAAAATGCTGCTATAGAAATTAAAACTATTTTAAGTCCAAAGGAGTTAATGACAAGGCTTTTAAATATTGAAAAAGATATGAAAAGAGAAAGAATTATAAAATGGGGACCAAGAATTATTGATTTAGATATTATTTTATTTGAAAACATAATAACAACAGATGAAGACGTAACTATTCCACATCCAAGGATGGAAGAAAGGCTATTTGTTTTAGAACCTTTAAATGAAATAGCTCCTAATGCTATTAATCCCTTAAGTAGAAAAAGAATTTCTAAAATTTTAGAAGAGCAAAAACAATTAACGACTAATAATTAA